One part of the Clostridium thermosuccinogenes genome encodes these proteins:
- a CDS encoding methyl-accepting chemotaxis protein, with amino-acid sequence MKLSKPSFTPKFSSFANSLKNIKIFNMFRELVDNLSVNSLRKVRINYRLIASFLILSLLPILIVGTVSINRSSKAMEENVSRYSIEIAKQLGAQISSQLKVFSDTLLEVSVSSQVKNYVDSLNADSDMLMKMETSKELERYLLTKSMTSKIEEIGFIPDAADRGFGNKNVIVKDNQDGIYKKIMASDSKGEWIYMETSEKNESNPSSPTTELKVPVLFRSARNTLSAKNIGVIYLLPEKNTFTSLVTGIKLDEAGEGKVYVADSQNIIVGSNSSELMGEKVPEEITKKLDSEYFSDNASPAGYFQVNIDGKNCLVSYSIIEEYGWKLITTVPFANLMEKTKTIGTTVATLGVICFIFALLISYMVTRSVSMPLGQINNAVESLKQGDFTQQLNVRFKDEISVLSLNFNSMISNVREMIKDVKKITHEVVTGSEKIENHSMQSLSASEQIAEAIGEIAAGSSEQALESQKGKENIDVLAEKLNHVVKSTSSVQAATSKTRDLCENSMDVVNYLNTSARETNMAAETIVREINDLNNDMKQINNIMKVIFKIADQTNLLALNAAIEAARAGEAGKGFAVVADEVKKLAEQSKNASLSISDIITKIMKKTAQVVDAAHTASDYIQKQMGAVKQTDDAFKSIVSATEEIAEQLESMNEQIKSMDEIKNKAVASMESIAGISQSAAAATEEVNATTEEQIASANQLADLAKDLNDLASALEQSAIKFKV; translated from the coding sequence ATGAAACTATCTAAACCTAGTTTTACCCCAAAATTCTCATCTTTTGCCAATTCTCTAAAGAATATTAAAATATTTAATATGTTTAGAGAACTTGTGGACAATCTGTCGGTAAATTCATTAAGAAAGGTGCGCATAAATTATAGACTAATAGCCTCCTTTCTCATATTGTCGCTATTGCCGATTCTAATTGTGGGAACCGTATCTATAAATCGATCTTCAAAGGCTATGGAGGAGAATGTAAGCAGATACTCCATAGAAATTGCAAAACAGCTCGGAGCTCAAATATCATCGCAGCTAAAAGTATTTTCGGACACGCTTCTGGAGGTCTCTGTATCTTCTCAGGTTAAAAATTATGTAGACAGCTTAAATGCTGACAGCGATATGCTGATGAAGATGGAGACATCCAAGGAACTGGAGCGTTATCTGCTTACCAAGTCGATGACATCAAAGATTGAAGAAATCGGTTTTATACCCGATGCAGCGGACAGGGGGTTCGGCAATAAAAACGTTATTGTAAAAGACAATCAAGATGGAATATATAAGAAAATCATGGCTTCCGACAGCAAAGGCGAATGGATATACATGGAAACCAGCGAAAAAAACGAAAGCAACCCAAGCTCTCCTACTACTGAGTTAAAAGTGCCTGTCCTTTTCAGGTCTGCAAGGAATACTTTAAGCGCAAAAAACATAGGTGTCATATATTTACTGCCGGAAAAAAATACTTTCACCAGCTTAGTTACCGGTATTAAACTTGATGAAGCCGGTGAAGGCAAAGTGTATGTTGCGGATAGCCAAAACATAATAGTCGGATCCAACAGCAGCGAATTGATGGGCGAAAAAGTGCCAGAAGAAATTACCAAGAAATTGGATTCCGAATATTTTTCTGATAATGCTTCACCAGCAGGTTATTTCCAGGTCAATATAGACGGTAAAAACTGCCTGGTAAGCTATAGCATCATTGAAGAATACGGCTGGAAACTGATAACCACAGTACCCTTCGCGAATTTGATGGAAAAAACCAAAACCATTGGTACCACAGTTGCTACTTTGGGCGTTATCTGCTTCATATTTGCCCTTTTGATATCCTACATGGTAACACGGAGTGTTTCCATGCCCCTGGGACAAATAAACAATGCTGTAGAATCTTTAAAACAGGGAGATTTTACTCAGCAGCTCAATGTAAGGTTCAAGGATGAAATCTCAGTTCTGTCCCTGAATTTTAACAGCATGATATCCAATGTAAGAGAGATGATTAAGGATGTTAAGAAAATAACCCATGAGGTTGTTACCGGTTCGGAAAAAATAGAAAATCATTCAATGCAGTCTCTAAGCGCATCCGAACAGATAGCAGAAGCCATAGGTGAAATAGCCGCAGGATCATCGGAACAGGCTCTGGAATCCCAAAAGGGTAAAGAGAATATTGATGTGCTTGCAGAGAAGCTCAACCATGTAGTTAAAAGCACTTCTTCCGTACAAGCGGCCACAAGCAAGACAAGAGACCTGTGTGAAAATTCCATGGATGTGGTAAATTATCTGAATACCAGTGCCAGAGAAACAAACATGGCTGCTGAAACAATAGTAAGAGAAATAAATGATCTCAATAATGATATGAAACAGATAAACAACATAATGAAAGTGATCTTTAAGATTGCGGATCAGACAAATCTCCTGGCGCTTAATGCGGCAATAGAAGCTGCAAGGGCAGGAGAAGCAGGTAAAGGATTTGCCGTGGTAGCCGATGAGGTTAAAAAGCTGGCTGAGCAGTCCAAAAATGCATCTTTGTCCATAAGCGATATAATAACAAAAATTATGAAAAAGACAGCTCAAGTGGTAGATGCAGCCCATACCGCATCTGATTACATACAAAAGCAAATGGGTGCGGTAAAGCAAACTGATGATGCATTCAAGTCGATAGTATCAGCCACAGAAGAAATTGCTGAACAACTGGAAAGCATGAACGAGCAAATAAAATCCATGGATGAAATTAAAAACAAAGCCGTTGCTTCCATGGAAAGCATAGCCGGAATATCCCAGTCCGCTGCTGCTGCAACGGAAGAGGTAAATGCCACAACAGAAGAACAGATAGCATCAGCAAACCAGTTGGCTGACCTCGCAAAGGATCTGAACGACCTGGCATCCGCTTTGGAACAGTCGGCTATCAAGTTTAAGGTATAA
- a CDS encoding aminotransferase class V-fold PLP-dependent enzyme, whose product MIYLDNAATSWPKPEKVYDDINRCMREYCANPGRGGHAMSIASGRAVINVRELLARFFNIKNPMHLCFTKNTTEAINIAIKGIINPGDHIITTCMEHNSVIRPLKTLEKYAGIELTIVKGNEYGEVDPHDVKNSIKKNTKLIVCTLSSNVNGIIMPVGEIGRIAREHGVLFLVDAAQGAGSIPVDVEEMNIDMLAFPGHKGLLGPQGTGGLYVADDVRLRSFMEGGTGSNSENTYQPEIMPDFLESGTLNTPGIVGLGAGVEFINSFGLNNIRLYKHMILSRFFEGLEEIKNVKIYSKKSMENNSGIAAINFENTDSSEISNVLDSIYGIATRPGLHCSPLAHETLGTLKQGIVRFSPGCFNTVEEVDLTLEALREISVKL is encoded by the coding sequence ATGATTTATCTGGATAATGCAGCAACATCCTGGCCAAAGCCGGAGAAAGTTTATGATGATATCAACAGGTGCATGAGAGAATATTGTGCAAATCCGGGTCGCGGAGGTCATGCCATGTCCATTGCTTCAGGCAGGGCAGTCATTAATGTGAGAGAGCTTTTGGCACGATTTTTTAATATTAAAAATCCCATGCATCTATGCTTTACCAAAAACACTACTGAAGCTATAAATATAGCCATTAAAGGCATCATCAACCCCGGAGATCATATTATAACTACCTGTATGGAGCATAATTCGGTGATCAGACCGCTCAAAACCTTAGAGAAATATGCCGGTATAGAATTGACGATTGTAAAGGGAAATGAATATGGGGAGGTGGATCCCCATGATGTGAAAAACAGTATAAAAAAGAATACAAAGCTTATAGTCTGCACTCTCTCTTCCAATGTCAACGGAATTATCATGCCGGTAGGGGAAATCGGCAGAATAGCCCGGGAGCATGGTGTGCTTTTTCTGGTGGATGCAGCCCAAGGCGCTGGTTCGATTCCTGTGGATGTGGAAGAGATGAACATTGATATGCTTGCTTTTCCTGGGCATAAGGGACTTCTGGGTCCCCAGGGAACCGGCGGACTTTATGTGGCGGATGATGTTCGCTTAAGATCCTTCATGGAAGGTGGTACCGGCAGCAACTCAGAGAACACTTATCAACCGGAAATAATGCCCGATTTCCTGGAAAGCGGTACTTTGAACACACCTGGCATTGTGGGACTAGGTGCTGGAGTGGAATTTATAAACAGCTTTGGACTCAACAATATAAGGCTGTATAAGCATATGATACTTTCCAGGTTTTTTGAAGGACTGGAGGAAATAAAGAATGTGAAAATATATAGTAAAAAAAGCATGGAAAATAATTCGGGCATAGCTGCTATTAATTTTGAAAATACCGATTCTTCTGAAATCAGCAATGTATTGGACAGCATTTATGGCATAGCTACCAGGCCGGGGCTTCATTGCTCCCCTTTGGCTCATGAGACATTAGGCACGTTAAAACAGGGAATTGTAAGGTTTAGTCCGGGATGCTTCAACACGGTAGAGGAGGTTGATCTGACGCTGGAAGCATTAAGGGAAATATCCGTCAAGCTTTAA